The following proteins are co-located in the Labrys monachus genome:
- a CDS encoding site-specific integrase — MTEMSPLRRRMIEDMTIRNLSPATQRSYLHAVAKFSRYFGRSPDRLGLEDVRAFQVHLVSSRRISWPALNQTVCALLRFFFGITLGHAEIPERIAYARTPAKLPTILNGDEIVRFLEAVPSLRTRTALTTAYAAGLRASEAVHLKVRDIDGERGVIRVEHGKGGKDRNVMLSAQLLAILRVYWRLARPEVWLFPGRDETKPIDVQVLYSACRSACAAAGIDKRVTVHTLRHYLPCRTMSGSLFLSRK, encoded by the coding sequence ATGACGGAGATGAGCCCTCTACGCCGGCGGATGATCGAGGACATGACGATCCGCAACCTTTCGCCAGCGACGCAACGATCGTATTTGCATGCGGTGGCGAAGTTCTCGCGCTATTTCGGGCGATCACCAGACCGTCTCGGACTGGAAGACGTGCGTGCGTTTCAGGTGCATCTGGTGTCGTCGCGCCGCATATCGTGGCCGGCCTTGAACCAGACGGTCTGCGCGCTGCTGCGGTTCTTCTTTGGCATCACGCTTGGTCATGCCGAGATACCGGAGCGCATTGCCTATGCCCGGACACCCGCCAAGCTGCCGACGATCCTAAACGGCGACGAGATCGTGCGGTTTCTGGAGGCTGTTCCGAGCCTGAGAACCAGGACAGCCTTGACAACAGCCTATGCGGCGGGGTTGCGGGCCTCGGAGGCGGTGCATCTGAAGGTCCGGGACATCGATGGTGAACGCGGCGTCATCCGCGTCGAGCATGGCAAGGGCGGTAAGGATCGCAACGTCATGCTGTCAGCGCAGTTGCTTGCGATCCTGCGGGTCTATTGGCGGCTGGCGAGACCCGAGGTCTGGCTGTTTCCGGGTCGGGACGAGACCAAGCCCATCGACGTTCAGGTTCTGTATTCTGCCTGCCGTTCGGCGTGCGCTGCGGCGGGCATCGATAAACGGGTGACGGTGCATACGCTGCGCCACTATCTACCCTGCCGGACTATGTCGGGTAGCCTTTTCCTCAGCCGTAAATGA
- a CDS encoding site-specific integrase, producing the protein MIKNASLATLLERFFIQRLMQQRQASPHTISSYRDTFRQLLKFAERTLHKPPSCLSFEEIDTPLIAAFLDELESSQGISVRSRNLRLTAIHSFFRYAAFEVPEHSAQIQRVLAIPSKRYTRTLVSFLSRPEVDALLAAPDQSTWAGRRDHAFLLVAVQTGLRLSEITGLKRDDLFFGTGAHLRVIGKGRKERCTPFAKSTTAVLRNWLKEPQRGEEGILFPSARGERLSVHGVQYILNKHRQTASGMCPSLNGKRVTVHRLRHTMAMDLLQAGVDRAVIALWLGHESVETTQIYLEATLAMKEAALGKTSPYFGKSSRYRPDDKLLGFLNSL; encoded by the coding sequence ATGATCAAGAATGCCAGCCTGGCAACACTTTTGGAGCGCTTTTTCATACAACGCCTGATGCAACAGCGGCAGGCTAGCCCCCATACGATCAGTTCCTACAGGGACACATTTCGGCAGTTGCTGAAGTTCGCCGAACGAACGTTGCATAAGCCGCCGTCTTGCCTGAGTTTCGAGGAGATCGATACACCGTTGATTGCGGCCTTCCTTGATGAACTTGAGAGCAGTCAGGGTATCAGCGTCCGCAGCCGCAACTTACGCCTCACGGCAATTCATTCCTTCTTCCGCTACGCGGCCTTCGAGGTACCGGAGCATTCCGCCCAAATTCAACGTGTTCTTGCCATTCCCAGCAAGCGCTACACTCGAACGCTCGTCAGTTTCCTGAGTCGCCCAGAAGTGGATGCACTGCTGGCCGCACCGGATCAATCGACATGGGCTGGGAGGCGCGATCACGCGTTTCTCCTGGTCGCCGTGCAGACCGGCCTGCGGCTATCGGAGATCACCGGTCTCAAGCGGGATGATCTCTTTTTCGGCACGGGGGCTCATCTGCGCGTCATCGGCAAAGGACGTAAGGAACGCTGCACCCCATTCGCCAAGTCGACAACCGCAGTGTTGAGAAACTGGCTGAAAGAGCCTCAGCGCGGTGAAGAGGGCATCCTGTTTCCGAGTGCCAGGGGCGAACGGCTCAGCGTTCATGGTGTTCAGTATATATTGAACAAGCACCGCCAGACCGCTTCTGGCATGTGCCCGTCGCTGAACGGGAAGCGGGTCACTGTTCATCGCCTGAGGCACACAATGGCCATGGACCTGCTGCAGGCGGGCGTCGACCGCGCCGTCATCGCATTATGGCTTGGCCATGAATCGGTCGAGACGACGCAAATCTACCTCGAGGCGACATTGGCGATGAAGGAGGCAGCCTTGGGAAAGACTTCTCCATATTTCGGCAAGTCATCCCGCTACCGACCTGACGACAAGTTGTTGGGGTTCTTAAACAGCCTGTAA
- a CDS encoding tyrosine-type recombinase/integrase yields MSALRQAAHDYIEMRRGLGFKLREAGRGLIDFVSFLEANDAPYITMELALEWAQRPSHTQPSHWAARLGYVRGFALHRVATDPRTQIPPDGLLPFRPKRARPYLYSQDDIRRLLSAALKMPCRYTSCMLRPLTYYCLFGLLSVAGLRLGEARNLKLADVDFDAAVLTIRGTKFGKSRLVPMHASTCAVLQDLIKRRERQCAALAVSPYVFTSYRGNRLDVADIHRTFYALSRQIGLRGIDDSHGPRLHDMRHVFATNTLLRWYQAEQDPERLLPILSTYLGHVHVADTQWYLSASPELMTEAMRRLERRWEDRT; encoded by the coding sequence ATGAGCGCACTCCGACAGGCTGCCCACGACTATATCGAGATGCGCCGCGGATTGGGGTTCAAGCTACGAGAAGCGGGAAGAGGATTGATCGATTTCGTCAGTTTCTTGGAAGCCAACGATGCTCCATATATCACCATGGAACTGGCCCTCGAATGGGCCCAGCGGCCATCCCATACGCAGCCCTCTCACTGGGCGGCACGGCTGGGTTACGTGCGCGGATTTGCCCTTCATCGGGTCGCCACCGATCCGCGGACACAAATTCCGCCTGACGGGCTGCTGCCTTTTCGCCCGAAGCGGGCGCGACCCTATCTTTATTCACAGGACGACATCCGGCGTCTTCTGTCCGCCGCGCTTAAGATGCCGTGCCGATATACCAGCTGCATGCTCAGGCCGCTGACATACTACTGCCTGTTCGGATTGCTGAGCGTTGCCGGCCTGCGCCTTGGCGAAGCCCGGAACCTCAAGCTTGCGGACGTTGATTTCGATGCTGCGGTGTTGACGATCCGCGGCACAAAGTTCGGAAAGTCCCGTCTCGTGCCCATGCACGCATCAACGTGCGCGGTACTGCAAGATCTTATCAAACGCCGAGAACGACAATGCGCAGCTCTGGCGGTGTCTCCTTATGTGTTCACATCCTATAGGGGTAATCGCCTCGATGTGGCTGACATTCATCGAACTTTCTATGCTCTATCTCGCCAGATCGGCCTGCGCGGGATCGATGATAGCCACGGTCCGCGTCTGCATGACATGCGGCACGTATTCGCCACGAACACGCTGTTGCGTTGGTATCAAGCCGAGCAAGATCCCGAGCGGCTTCTGCCCATTTTGTCCACCTATCTCGGCCATGTCCACGTGGCCGACACCCAATGGTACCTTAGCGCCTCGCCAGAACTGATGACAGAAGCGATGCGCCGTCTTGAGCGCCGCTGGGAGGATCGGACATGA
- a CDS encoding IS4 family transposase: MDAEVNAWFDEELAGSTFADERLGKRLRQLVERLDGAMGASIPLACQDWANTKAAYRFFANDRVSEGEILAGHFQATRSRFASTTGPILVLQDTSEFIYQRKRPERIGFTGRTNKGKADRSWTQSVCGLLMHSSMAVTLDGLPLGLAAIKFWTRSKFKGTAALKKKVNLTRLPIEEKESFRWLQNMRESIALFGDAARCIHVGDRESDIYELFCMAHELGTHFLVRTCVDRLAGDGEHTIAAEMNEAEISGMHEVEVRDANGKPETIAVEIRFRRIHVLPPIGKRKRYPALDLTVIHAQERTEPKHRPRIDWKLITDLPVLSHEDAIEKLDWYAMRWKIETFHKILKSGCKAEEARLQTAERLVKLIAVFCILAWRIFWMTMLNRATPNADPTVAITQIEMKLLDHLLPDKGEPLASRAGTLSGYLIKIAKLGGYLARAHDPPPGNTVMWRGLSRLSDIRIGMTISAELVGN, from the coding sequence ATGGACGCAGAAGTGAACGCGTGGTTTGATGAGGAGCTTGCCGGCTCTACCTTCGCAGACGAGCGGCTTGGCAAGCGTTTACGTCAGCTTGTGGAGAGGTTGGACGGTGCCATGGGAGCAAGCATTCCACTGGCGTGTCAGGACTGGGCCAACACCAAGGCGGCTTATCGGTTCTTTGCCAATGATCGGGTCAGCGAGGGCGAAATTCTCGCTGGTCACTTTCAGGCGACGCGCAGTCGTTTTGCTTCGACGACCGGTCCTATTCTGGTCCTGCAGGATACGAGTGAATTCATCTATCAAAGGAAGCGGCCCGAGCGGATCGGGTTCACTGGTCGGACCAACAAGGGCAAGGCTGACCGTTCCTGGACGCAGTCCGTTTGCGGGCTTTTGATGCATTCGAGCATGGCCGTCACGCTGGACGGTTTGCCCCTTGGCCTGGCTGCCATCAAGTTCTGGACGCGGTCGAAGTTCAAGGGAACTGCTGCGTTGAAGAAAAAGGTCAACCTGACGCGGTTACCTATTGAAGAAAAAGAGAGCTTCCGCTGGCTACAGAATATGCGGGAGTCGATTGCGCTGTTCGGTGATGCCGCGCGCTGCATCCATGTCGGTGATCGCGAAAGCGACATCTATGAGCTTTTCTGCATGGCCCATGAACTCGGCACCCATTTCCTGGTGAGGACTTGCGTTGACCGGCTGGCGGGCGACGGCGAGCATACGATCGCCGCCGAGATGAATGAGGCCGAAATCAGCGGAATGCACGAGGTCGAGGTCCGCGATGCAAATGGCAAGCCTGAGACGATTGCTGTCGAGATCAGATTCCGCCGCATCCATGTTCTGCCGCCGATCGGTAAGCGGAAGCGCTATCCAGCACTTGATTTGACGGTGATCCACGCCCAGGAGCGGACGGAACCAAAGCATCGGCCAAGGATCGACTGGAAGCTGATCACCGATCTGCCTGTTCTTTCCCACGAAGACGCCATCGAGAAGCTCGACTGGTACGCTATGCGCTGGAAGATAGAGACCTTTCACAAAATCCTGAAATCCGGTTGCAAGGCTGAAGAGGCCCGCCTACAAACCGCCGAGCGCCTTGTAAAGCTCATTGCCGTCTTCTGCATCCTTGCCTGGCGGATCTTCTGGATGACCATGCTCAACCGAGCTACGCCGAATGCCGACCCCACGGTCGCGATCACGCAGATCGAAATGAAGCTGCTCGACCATCTGCTGCCCGATAAAGGCGAGCCGCTCGCATCCCGCGCGGGCACGTTGTCCGGCTATTTGATCAAAATTGCAAAGCTCGGCGGCTACCTGGCTCGCGCCCATGATCCGCCACCCGGCAACACCGTCATGTGGCGGGGCTTGTCGCGCCTCTCCGATATCAGGATAGGCATGACCATCAGCGCTGAACTTGTGGGTAATTGA
- a CDS encoding site-specific integrase: protein MKYRINDQFALSRPPEGPVASYIISFAEWLVGRGYSLVSTRNQVLMAAGFSSWLWQNGIDLAGISGEHPGRYLQDRAQFRRPKRGDNAALRHLLVFLRGVDAIPEEVEDEYQPSPIELHLQAYESYLRDARALNRQTIVNYRPVVRDFLNFRFSDGAVSLAELRAVDVTDFVRKRTSRLNIRRAKIMTTALRSFLSYARYHGDITSDLAAAVPIVANWRLSSIPRAISRDDVTRLLASIDRRTPIGCRDYAMILMLARLGLRSSEVITLELDDIDWVAGQIRVRGKSGQRNDLPLPTDVGAAIADYLRKGRPRNACRRVFLRDKAPIRGFDGPSGFGCVIRRRLRRAGINAPTTGAHQFRHGLASEMLRGGASLGEIGEVLGHRHVETTAIYAKVDLNALRTLAVAWPGEVQ, encoded by the coding sequence ATGAAGTATCGCATCAATGATCAATTTGCGTTGTCGCGGCCTCCTGAAGGGCCCGTCGCGAGTTATATTATTTCGTTTGCTGAATGGCTCGTTGGTCGGGGCTACAGTCTTGTCTCAACGAGGAACCAGGTGCTTATGGCGGCTGGTTTCAGCAGTTGGCTTTGGCAAAACGGGATTGATCTAGCTGGTATAAGTGGAGAGCACCCCGGGCGTTATTTGCAAGACCGAGCACAATTTCGACGGCCAAAGCGTGGAGATAACGCCGCTCTACGACACTTGCTGGTTTTTTTACGCGGTGTGGATGCCATCCCGGAAGAGGTCGAGGACGAGTACCAGCCGTCGCCGATCGAACTACATTTGCAGGCGTACGAGTCGTATCTGCGAGACGCCCGCGCGCTGAACCGCCAAACGATTGTAAATTACCGGCCAGTCGTCCGGGATTTCCTCAATTTCCGCTTCAGTGATGGTGCTGTTTCGCTCGCAGAGTTGCGCGCTGTCGACGTGACCGATTTTGTTCGAAAGAGAACTTCGCGTCTCAACATACGACGCGCGAAGATCATGACCACCGCTTTGCGATCGTTTCTCTCCTATGCGCGCTATCATGGGGATATCACCTCAGATTTGGCCGCAGCGGTGCCGATCGTGGCCAACTGGAGGCTTTCGTCTATTCCCCGGGCGATCAGCCGTGATGATGTAACCCGGCTGCTTGCCAGCATTGATCGCCGAACGCCAATCGGGTGCCGCGACTATGCCATGATACTCATGCTGGCTCGGTTAGGACTTCGGTCGAGCGAGGTGATCACGCTCGAACTTGACGATATCGATTGGGTCGCCGGACAGATTCGTGTGCGGGGCAAGAGTGGTCAACGCAACGACCTTCCGTTGCCAACCGATGTTGGTGCGGCCATTGCCGATTACTTACGGAAGGGGCGGCCACGTAATGCCTGCCGCCGTGTCTTTTTGCGCGACAAAGCCCCGATCCGGGGATTCGATGGTCCGAGCGGATTTGGATGCGTCATCCGCCGTCGCCTTCGGCGTGCTGGTATCAATGCTCCCACAACAGGAGCGCACCAGTTCCGCCACGGCCTCGCTTCAGAGATGCTGCGGGGCGGCGCCTCGCTCGGTGAGATCGGCGAAGTTTTGGGGCACCGTCATGTGGAGACAACGGCGATTTACGCCAAGGTCGACCTCAATGCACTGCGAACATTGGCTGTGGCATGGCCGGGAGAAGTTCAATGA
- the istA gene encoding IS21 family transposase, whose product MPGKRTLTMRQLRHLLCLIHGGASTREVCRILGLARSTVQDNVRRAAEAGLRWPLPGDLTDDALEQLLFSRPGNKTGARLRAEPDWASLVGELKKPGVTMMLLWEEYRAVHPDGYGYSRFCDLFRHFERRLAPSMRQDHVAGDKVFVDYSGKKLAIADPATGEVREAEIFVAVLGASGYTFAEASWTQTLPDWIGSHVRMFRFFGGVPRLIVPDNLKAGVNRASFYDPEINRSYAMMASHYGTAVLPARPRRPKDKAKVENGVRFAQTCILGRLRKRTFFSLAEANAAIAEAVERINDHLIRRLATTRHELFRTVELPALAPLPSEDYEFAEWRFARVSIDYHVEFDGYFYSVPHELIREQVDLRATARIIEVFHRGRRIASHQRRYGGRCHGADPDHMPSSHRRYAEWTPDRFRRWGASIGPGTEGLITAILAARPHPEQGFRSCLGVLRLYKELDLVTAEAVSARALAIGALTYKSIASIIANRLGNKAAGRRGHQPAVEQHANLRGPSYFH is encoded by the coding sequence ATGCCCGGCAAGAGGACGCTGACCATGAGGCAACTACGACATCTTTTGTGTTTGATCCACGGTGGCGCCAGCACGCGCGAGGTCTGCCGTATTCTGGGACTGGCGCGGAGCACGGTGCAGGACAATGTCAGGCGTGCGGCCGAGGCCGGGCTGCGCTGGCCGCTGCCGGGTGATCTCACCGACGACGCACTGGAACAGCTGCTGTTCTCCCGTCCGGGCAACAAGACCGGCGCTCGGCTGCGCGCCGAACCGGACTGGGCGTCACTGGTCGGCGAACTGAAGAAGCCCGGCGTCACCATGATGCTGCTGTGGGAGGAATACCGCGCCGTCCACCCCGACGGTTACGGCTACTCTCGTTTCTGCGATCTGTTCCGCCACTTCGAGCGGCGTCTGGCGCCGTCGATGCGCCAGGACCATGTCGCCGGCGACAAGGTGTTCGTCGACTACTCGGGCAAGAAGCTCGCCATTGCCGACCCGGCGACCGGCGAGGTGCGCGAGGCGGAGATCTTCGTCGCCGTGCTCGGCGCCTCCGGCTACACCTTCGCCGAGGCGAGCTGGACACAGACCCTGCCGGACTGGATCGGCTCGCACGTTCGGATGTTCCGCTTCTTCGGCGGGGTCCCTCGGCTGATCGTGCCCGACAACCTGAAGGCGGGCGTCAACAGGGCGAGTTTCTACGATCCGGAGATCAACCGCAGCTACGCCATGATGGCCTCCCACTACGGCACCGCCGTCCTGCCGGCTCGGCCGCGCCGCCCCAAGGACAAGGCCAAGGTCGAGAACGGCGTCCGCTTCGCCCAGACTTGCATTCTCGGCCGATTGCGCAAGCGGACTTTCTTCTCTTTGGCCGAGGCTAACGCCGCCATCGCCGAGGCCGTCGAGCGCATCAACGACCACCTGATCCGTCGTCTTGCCACCACGCGGCATGAGCTGTTCCGGACCGTGGAACTGCCGGCCCTGGCGCCGCTGCCGTCGGAGGACTACGAGTTCGCCGAATGGCGTTTCGCCCGCGTCTCGATCGACTACCACGTCGAGTTCGACGGCTACTTCTATTCCGTTCCCCACGAACTGATCCGCGAACAGGTCGACCTGCGTGCGACCGCCCGCATCATCGAGGTCTTCCATCGCGGCAGACGCATCGCCAGTCATCAGCGTCGCTACGGCGGCCGGTGCCATGGCGCCGATCCTGACCATATGCCCAGTTCCCATCGCCGCTATGCCGAATGGACGCCGGATCGCTTCCGCCGTTGGGGCGCCAGCATCGGCCCCGGCACCGAAGGACTGATCACCGCCATCCTCGCCGCCCGGCCCCATCCCGAGCAGGGCTTCAGAAGCTGTCTCGGCGTGCTGCGTTTGTACAAGGAGCTCGACTTGGTGACGGCCGAAGCGGTCTCGGCCCGCGCCCTCGCGATCGGCGCTCTCACCTACAAGAGCATCGCCTCCATCATCGCCAATCGCCTCGGCAACAAGGCCGCCGGACGGCGCGGACACCAACCCGCCGTCGAGCAGCACGCCAATCTCCGTGGCCCCAGCTACTTCCATTGA